In Pseudobacter ginsenosidimutans, the following are encoded in one genomic region:
- a CDS encoding ATP-binding protein, with product MATPTPSEQLSLSFGENFLEHHAGQIIDDPRYAIVELVANAWDAGAGNVEIKWPDKIGDTILIHDDGLGMTKEEFSFRWGKLNYNRIALQGRNVEFPKGRSGRQRTAFGKNGIGRHAMFCFCNEYIVETHKDGQKTRARVIKTPKGDFPYSVEILENQTSKTSTMHGTTISGVANKNISLSQNTILKVVGSKFIADPEFVLSINSIKVDFEELEQESDITEINIENVGIVKVKRFEGENNRTTQHQGVAWWVNRRLVGTPSWENVSGRLIDGRNAIAKRYVYIVEADILKPFVKADWSGFHASPELNNVLKKVYDHINEDLITLLTASRTERKNDAFSANKDLIKTLPAHIRQDISEIIDEFQKDCPTFGVNELESTVKVLANMEKSRSGYSLLEKLAQLKANDLDSLNAILDEWSISDIKKIMNELQWRLDLINKLEPLVNNSNADELHDLQPLFERGLWIFGPEFESLSFTSNRTLATIVKKYFGNAALESPGRRPDFVVVPDSSIGVYSRDGYDDEHNVSGIDCVVIVELKRGGFKLGYQEKDQAKNYAREIRKAGHVDKSTKIICYVLGSSIDSEGDVADPGYEGHTSIIPRRYSSVLKQAHARTFNLLSKIEWAHKSISNLEEQNNLFAQ from the coding sequence ATGGCTACACCAACGCCTTCTGAACAACTGTCTTTATCATTCGGTGAAAATTTTCTTGAACATCATGCTGGACAAATCATTGATGATCCTCGCTATGCTATTGTTGAATTGGTAGCAAATGCTTGGGATGCGGGAGCAGGTAATGTTGAAATAAAGTGGCCTGATAAAATTGGAGATACAATTCTTATCCACGATGATGGATTAGGAATGACAAAAGAAGAGTTCAGCTTCCGATGGGGAAAACTTAACTACAATCGAATCGCATTGCAAGGGAGGAATGTAGAATTTCCAAAAGGACGAAGCGGTAGACAAAGAACTGCATTTGGAAAAAATGGGATTGGAAGACATGCAATGTTTTGCTTCTGCAATGAATATATTGTCGAAACGCACAAGGATGGGCAAAAAACCAGAGCAAGAGTGATTAAAACTCCCAAGGGAGATTTCCCTTATTCAGTTGAAATACTCGAAAATCAAACTTCAAAAACATCCACTATGCATGGAACTACCATTAGTGGTGTTGCTAATAAAAACATAAGCCTATCACAAAATACAATACTAAAGGTAGTTGGTTCAAAATTTATTGCAGATCCTGAATTTGTTTTATCTATTAATAGCATAAAAGTAGATTTTGAGGAGTTAGAGCAAGAAAGTGACATAACTGAGATTAACATTGAAAATGTCGGGATTGTAAAAGTGAAAAGATTTGAAGGTGAGAATAATAGGACAACTCAGCATCAAGGTGTGGCATGGTGGGTAAATAGGCGTTTAGTAGGTACTCCAAGTTGGGAAAATGTTAGTGGGAGATTAATTGATGGAAGAAATGCAATTGCGAAACGTTATGTATATATCGTAGAAGCTGATATTCTAAAGCCATTTGTAAAAGCTGACTGGTCTGGTTTTCATGCTTCGCCTGAGCTAAACAATGTCTTAAAAAAAGTATACGATCATATAAACGAAGATTTGATTACTCTTTTAACAGCAAGTAGAACAGAAAGGAAAAACGATGCGTTTTCAGCAAACAAAGACTTGATAAAAACTTTGCCAGCTCACATTAGACAAGATATATCTGAAATAATTGATGAGTTCCAAAAAGATTGCCCCACTTTTGGAGTTAATGAGCTTGAAAGTACTGTCAAAGTTTTGGCAAATATGGAAAAATCAAGATCTGGTTATTCATTATTAGAAAAATTGGCACAACTTAAGGCTAATGATTTGGATAGCCTAAATGCAATTCTAGACGAATGGAGCATAAGTGACATTAAGAAAATAATGAACGAGCTACAATGGAGACTTGACCTGATTAATAAGCTAGAGCCTTTGGTAAATAATAGTAACGCAGATGAGTTGCATGACTTACAACCATTATTTGAAAGGGGCCTTTGGATATTTGGACCCGAGTTTGAATCACTAAGCTTTACTTCTAATAGGACTTTAGCTACAATCGTAAAGAAATATTTCGGAAATGCTGCCTTAGAGTCACCTGGAAGACGGCCAGATTTTGTGGTAGTCCCAGATAGTTCAATTGGAGTCTATTCAAGAGACGGCTATGATGATGAACATAATGTATCCGGAATTGATTGCGTTGTAATTGTTGAGCTGAAAAGAGGAGGATTTAAGTTGGGTTATCAGGAAAAAGACCAGGCAAAAAATTATGCAAGGGAAATAAGGAAAGCCGGACATGTAGACAAGAGTACAAAAATCATTTGTTATGTGTTGGGGTCTAGTATTGATAGCGAGGGGGATGTTGCTGACCCAGGGTATGAGGGTCATACCTCAATTATTCCTAGAAGATACAGCTCTGTACTTAAGCAAGCGCACGCCAGAACTTTTAATCTACTTTCAAAAATAGAGTGGGCTCATAAATCAATTTCAAATCTGGAAGAACAAAATAACTTGTTTGCCCAATAA
- a CDS encoding HEPN domain-containing protein, translating into MNLPTSLRQELFRSTLSDDEITDPFLVIKSFFDSGSLQDNRDQFNTLLEVVYTESFGELESGDKWLLTTHLKGMERLIDASYLIHKSRDKERRLFHMQDVEITAVRADTTKTIFQKIVDLIRIISDAGKIYTIKSSEDSANPHNSRYDFLVLLDHPQFGFLEMEKKIEQACQEFGSVVPTFHRIGDLRNEPEVGLILHYTTCTKENLVFERNDQKLSFPDKSICLAIAAKARKRFGLEMKKALGFLSGAQFCISHTLDMNLGTYLLHQATELSCRAILASYLDYQIHGHNLHLLLRHIHRISEDLTNILSKGTPAENELLNLLNQSYSSARYTNSFSITTKQTNELLKRVTAFMNTVDQTFEQKMKEFEAKFNR; encoded by the coding sequence ATGAATTTACCTACCAGCTTACGGCAGGAACTATTCCGTTCCACCTTATCTGATGATGAGATTACAGATCCCTTCCTTGTCATCAAATCCTTCTTTGATTCAGGTTCCCTTCAAGACAACCGCGACCAGTTCAATACTCTTTTGGAAGTAGTATACACTGAAAGCTTCGGCGAACTGGAAAGCGGCGATAAATGGTTATTGACAACGCACCTTAAAGGCATGGAAAGACTGATCGATGCCAGTTACCTGATCCATAAAAGCCGCGATAAAGAGCGCAGGCTTTTCCATATGCAGGATGTTGAAATAACCGCAGTTCGTGCAGATACCACTAAGACCATTTTCCAGAAAATAGTAGACCTCATCAGAATCATTAGTGATGCAGGCAAAATCTACACTATCAAGTCGTCTGAAGATTCAGCCAACCCACACAATTCCCGATATGATTTCCTTGTATTACTGGATCATCCTCAGTTTGGATTCTTAGAAATGGAAAAGAAGATAGAGCAGGCATGCCAGGAATTTGGCTCAGTGGTTCCAACTTTTCACCGTATTGGAGATCTGAGAAACGAACCGGAGGTTGGTTTAATCCTGCATTACACAACTTGCACTAAAGAGAATCTTGTATTTGAACGTAACGATCAAAAGCTATCGTTTCCTGACAAATCAATTTGCCTTGCTATCGCAGCCAAAGCGAGAAAGCGGTTTGGACTAGAAATGAAGAAGGCGTTAGGCTTTCTTTCTGGAGCTCAATTCTGTATCTCCCACACGTTAGATATGAATCTTGGTACTTATTTGCTCCATCAGGCAACTGAGCTTTCTTGCCGGGCCATCCTGGCCAGCTACCTGGATTATCAGATTCATGGCCATAATCTTCACTTACTTCTCAGGCATATTCATAGAATTTCCGAAGACCTGACTAATATCCTTTCCAAAGGCACGCCTGCGGAGAATGAATTGCTCAATTTATTGAACCAATCATACTCCTCAGCCAGGTATACCAATAGTTTCAGCATAACTACCAAGCAAACTAATGAACTATTGAAGCGAGTTACTGCATTTATGAACACGGTTGATCAGACATTTGAACAAAAGATGAAAGAATTTGAAGCGAAATTCAATAGGTAA
- a CDS encoding helix-turn-helix domain-containing protein, giving the protein MKPESSQILEKLEEIIVLLKQISHESQPSLIQDKEPPISIHDAAEYLQLSRSHIYSLVHSGKLKPLQNRKQGRMLFSVLDLRTYLDTRHRSNKQ; this is encoded by the coding sequence ATGAAACCAGAGTCTTCGCAGATCCTCGAAAAGCTGGAAGAAATCATCGTTCTTCTCAAGCAAATATCGCATGAGTCACAGCCCAGTTTGATTCAAGACAAAGAACCACCTATTTCAATTCATGATGCTGCTGAATATCTCCAGCTATCCAGATCCCACATTTATTCGCTGGTACATTCAGGAAAACTAAAACCATTGCAGAACCGGAAGCAAGGCAGGATGCTGTTTTCGGTTCTTGATCTGAGGACTTATCTCGATACCAGACACAGATCAAATAAGCAATAA
- a CDS encoding VOC family protein, with amino-acid sequence MKENLNFLFEIPVKMMERAIKFYESVFNIKLSRKMLDFPTGSVDMASFPESDEQPGLNGALIHQPKTMVTPGDAMVYLNSRLNNIDQELARVVKEGGVILTPKTFVSKVIGYMATFIDSEGNKVSLLSKK; translated from the coding sequence ATGAAAGAAAACCTGAATTTCTTATTCGAGATCCCAGTGAAAATGATGGAAAGAGCTATAAAGTTCTATGAATCGGTTTTCAATATCAAATTATCCAGAAAAATGCTGGATTTCCCCACCGGATCTGTAGATATGGCCAGTTTCCCGGAGTCTGACGAGCAACCCGGCCTCAATGGAGCCCTGATCCACCAGCCAAAAACGATGGTCACTCCCGGAGATGCGATGGTTTATCTCAATTCCCGGCTAAATAATATTGACCAGGAACTTGCACGTGTAGTAAAGGAAGGTGGGGTGATTCTTACCCCAAAAACATTTGTTTCAAAAGTGATTGGTTATATGGCCACTTTTATCGACTCTGAGGGAAATAAAGTATCACTCCTATCTAAAAAATAA
- a CDS encoding class I SAM-dependent methyltransferase, producing MSVTLQLKHIVRPGYSVELFVPDAQEVQESYFQQKKTQDNIPFPHWTRLWPSSLAMADFIHQHSAIVENKHVLELAAGLGLPGFVSAPYAKSVCCSDYLEEAVITMDRSAKHLQLSNVTCRLLDWNQLPEGLSTDVLLLSDINYDPGQFDRLYQVLQKFFQQGTTILLTTPQRLMAKPFIERLLPDCKELHEVKVERGGQEAMISLLLM from the coding sequence ATGTCAGTTACGTTGCAATTAAAGCATATTGTGAGACCGGGTTATTCGGTTGAATTGTTTGTACCCGATGCACAGGAAGTACAGGAAAGTTATTTTCAGCAAAAGAAAACGCAGGATAATATCCCTTTCCCGCATTGGACCAGGTTATGGCCCTCATCACTCGCGATGGCGGATTTCATTCATCAGCATTCTGCAATAGTAGAAAACAAGCATGTGCTGGAACTGGCAGCCGGATTGGGATTGCCAGGTTTTGTATCTGCACCATATGCAAAATCCGTTTGTTGCTCAGATTATCTGGAAGAAGCGGTGATCACAATGGATAGATCGGCAAAGCATTTACAGTTATCTAATGTTACCTGCAGATTACTTGATTGGAATCAGCTGCCGGAGGGGCTTTCAACGGATGTTTTGTTGCTGAGCGATATCAATTACGATCCCGGGCAGTTTGACCGGCTTTACCAGGTATTACAGAAATTTTTTCAGCAGGGTACAACAATATTGTTAACCACTCCTCAGCGATTAATGGCGAAACCATTTATTGAGAGATTATTGCCGGATTGTAAAGAGCTTCATGAGGTGAAAGTGGAACGGGGAGGACAGGAGGCGATGATCAGTTTGTTGTTGATGTGA
- a CDS encoding alpha-L-fucosidase: MKLIITTLLLSLLLTSNMISAQPGSTREERVKWFTDARFGMFIHWGLYSGAEGIWKGERLRNGNNYAEWIRYRNRISREEYGTLTSRFNWNKINPEEWVLLAKKAGMKYIIITAKHHDGVAIWNSKISDYNLSKLCNTDRDVIKELSSACRKHGIKLAFYYSHWLDWEHPYGWDHNQEITGKVTDEQYNRYWQEKVLPQLRELLTNYGDIAMLWFDMWVDHKTTIVKKEQLEQVIKLIRELQPNCLINSRLGLTVSNTDIDFETMGDNQFGAYYQNYAWETSGTIAHSWGYNALENQWKSTSQLLQSLIDNVSLNGGFTLNIGPRADGSVPYEGIRRLNDMGTWLSKQGESIYGSSGLPLRPGQNDWGRITTKKIDASRQSVFLQVYNWPLDHVLRLTGILSAPQRIELITQAGKLPLKFSQNGPLTHIQLPDNPGNPFVSTIVVHYAQPLNLDAQVVAESSFGGFSLNGRNNSDSSSKYELKPYDGVRPAHFVIDKPGQLTWKFYAPEAGKYKFDLSFHNAARNDIECTVTVLDQTLHQQLKPSGQVVVEPHDYNTDEFVNTRMGNIDIPKKGYYELTIRFNPKARETLFFNSIWINKAEK; the protein is encoded by the coding sequence ATGAAACTGATCATAACCACTCTCCTGCTTTCATTGCTTTTGACTTCAAACATGATATCCGCTCAGCCCGGAAGTACAAGGGAAGAACGCGTGAAATGGTTTACAGACGCGCGCTTCGGGATGTTCATCCATTGGGGCCTGTACAGCGGGGCCGAAGGCATCTGGAAAGGAGAACGCCTGAGGAACGGTAATAACTATGCGGAATGGATCCGTTACCGCAACCGTATATCCAGGGAAGAATATGGAACGCTGACCAGCCGGTTCAACTGGAACAAAATCAACCCCGAAGAATGGGTCTTACTGGCAAAGAAGGCTGGCATGAAATACATCATCATCACTGCCAAACACCACGACGGCGTTGCCATCTGGAATTCAAAAATCAGTGATTACAATCTCAGCAAACTATGCAATACCGATCGGGATGTTATTAAAGAACTGTCAAGTGCCTGCAGGAAACATGGCATCAAACTGGCATTCTATTATTCGCATTGGCTGGACTGGGAACACCCCTATGGTTGGGATCATAACCAGGAAATCACAGGTAAAGTAACAGATGAACAATACAACCGGTACTGGCAGGAAAAAGTATTACCTCAGCTACGTGAACTACTGACCAATTACGGCGATATCGCCATGCTCTGGTTCGATATGTGGGTTGATCACAAAACCACCATCGTAAAAAAGGAACAACTGGAACAGGTGATCAAACTGATAAGAGAATTGCAGCCCAATTGCCTAATCAATTCCCGGCTGGGCCTCACAGTGAGTAATACCGATATCGATTTTGAAACGATGGGCGACAACCAGTTTGGCGCCTACTATCAAAACTACGCCTGGGAAACATCAGGCACTATCGCCCACAGCTGGGGTTACAATGCACTGGAAAACCAATGGAAATCCACCAGCCAATTATTACAATCCCTGATCGATAATGTAAGCCTCAACGGAGGATTCACACTGAATATCGGCCCGCGTGCTGACGGTTCTGTGCCCTATGAAGGGATCAGAAGGCTGAATGATATGGGGACCTGGCTTTCGAAACAGGGAGAATCGATCTATGGGAGTTCAGGATTACCATTACGTCCTGGTCAAAACGACTGGGGACGGATCACTACCAAAAAGATCGATGCCAGCAGGCAAAGCGTTTTCCTGCAGGTGTACAACTGGCCGCTCGATCATGTGTTGAGACTCACCGGCATTCTCTCCGCACCACAGCGCATTGAACTGATCACGCAAGCAGGAAAACTGCCGTTGAAGTTTAGCCAAAACGGCCCACTGACACATATTCAATTGCCGGATAATCCTGGCAATCCTTTTGTTTCAACTATCGTTGTTCACTATGCGCAGCCTCTTAATTTGGATGCACAGGTTGTGGCAGAATCCAGTTTCGGAGGCTTCTCATTAAATGGAAGAAACAACAGCGATAGCTCTTCAAAATATGAGCTCAAACCTTATGATGGCGTGCGCCCGGCGCATTTCGTGATCGATAAACCAGGACAACTAACCTGGAAGTTCTATGCTCCCGAAGCCGGAAAATACAAGTTTGATCTTTCCTTTCATAACGCAGCAAGGAACGATATTGAATGCACTGTAACCGTACTGGACCAAACCCTTCACCAGCAATTGAAACCCAGCGGCCAGGTTGTGGTAGAACCGCATGATTACAATACTGATGAGTTTGTGAATACAAGGATGGGCAATATCGATATTCCGAAAAAAGGATATTATGAGTTGACTATAAGATTCAATCCAAAAGCCCGCGAAACCTTGTTTTTTAATAGTATCTGGATCAACAAAGCAGAAAAGTGA
- a CDS encoding FAD-dependent oxidoreductase: MEKITPADIRYPDLASKRFNKRFSGKPDHIYLPSSVDDVLEAVQDAVDNKLRLVVRSGGHCLEGFVSDPAVQVIMDMCLMTNIYYDATKSAIAVEAGATVGEMYRRLFLKWGLFLPAGEYPGIGMGGHIPGGAFGFFCREYGLAADHLYGIELVTVDTSGKANCITATREVNDPNRELWWAHTGGGAGNFGVVTKFWFRSPEAVGADPASVLPKAPASVTTFRLGWDWKQFDEKSFSSLVKNFGNWCQQNSDVNSPFAKLFSLLFLNHRQLGRIEIKGVCTGPNAKVLINQHLADIATPLDLEHSIKIDECSWLQFALNPFPELFQPGFENVKAKAKDAFLRQAFSDDQIATAWKFLTTETFIGGMLGMATYGGKVNTIAPDATASFQRNCILDIACNAGWVDAAGEAATLPWVRGFYQELFAASGGVPAPNEKNGGCMINHPDTDLADPELNKSGVPWHTLYYQDNYPRLQNVKMKWDPLNIFHHALSIEAKK, from the coding sequence ATGGAAAAGATCACACCCGCTGACATTCGATATCCAGACCTTGCTTCTAAAAGATTCAATAAAAGATTCAGCGGAAAACCAGACCACATCTACCTTCCATCTTCAGTGGATGATGTATTGGAAGCCGTTCAGGATGCAGTGGACAACAAGCTGAGGCTGGTGGTTCGCAGTGGTGGCCATTGCCTGGAAGGGTTTGTATCGGATCCTGCAGTGCAGGTGATCATGGACATGTGTCTTATGACGAATATCTATTACGATGCAACAAAATCGGCCATTGCCGTGGAAGCCGGTGCAACCGTTGGCGAGATGTACCGCAGGCTGTTCCTTAAATGGGGGCTTTTTCTGCCAGCAGGAGAATATCCAGGTATCGGTATGGGTGGACATATCCCCGGCGGCGCATTCGGCTTTTTTTGCCGTGAATATGGTTTGGCAGCAGATCATCTGTATGGAATAGAACTGGTCACCGTTGATACATCAGGGAAAGCCAACTGCATTACTGCTACCAGGGAGGTAAACGATCCCAACCGCGAACTTTGGTGGGCGCATACCGGAGGCGGCGCAGGAAACTTTGGTGTAGTAACGAAGTTTTGGTTCAGATCCCCTGAAGCGGTGGGCGCTGACCCCGCTTCAGTTTTGCCAAAGGCTCCGGCTTCGGTTACCACCTTCCGCTTAGGCTGGGACTGGAAGCAGTTTGATGAAAAATCATTCTCATCGCTGGTGAAGAATTTCGGCAACTGGTGCCAGCAAAACAGTGATGTCAATTCGCCTTTTGCGAAATTGTTCAGTTTATTATTCCTGAATCACCGTCAACTGGGAAGGATAGAAATAAAAGGTGTCTGTACCGGCCCCAATGCGAAGGTGCTCATCAACCAACACCTGGCGGATATTGCCACTCCCCTTGACCTTGAGCATTCGATTAAAATCGATGAATGCTCCTGGCTTCAATTTGCGCTCAACCCTTTTCCTGAATTGTTCCAACCTGGATTCGAAAATGTAAAAGCAAAAGCTAAGGACGCTTTCCTTCGTCAGGCCTTTTCTGATGATCAGATCGCAACGGCCTGGAAATTTCTGACCACAGAAACATTTATCGGAGGCATGCTCGGCATGGCCACTTATGGTGGAAAAGTGAACACAATTGCGCCTGATGCCACAGCATCTTTTCAGCGGAACTGCATTCTCGACATTGCCTGTAATGCAGGCTGGGTCGATGCTGCAGGTGAAGCCGCTACCCTGCCCTGGGTTCGCGGTTTCTACCAGGAACTTTTTGCCGCTTCAGGTGGCGTTCCTGCTCCCAACGAAAAAAATGGCGGCTGTATGATCAATCATCCGGACACAGACCTGGCGGATCCTGAATTGAACAAGTCCGGCGTGCCCTGGCATACACTTTATTACCAGGACAATTATCCGCGATTACAAAATGTAAAAATGAAATGGGACCCGTTAAATATTTTCCATCATGCATTATCCATAGAGGCGAAAAAATAA
- a CDS encoding DNA alkylation repair protein, with translation MKQEILNRKGARKVMDIPDEVLDLLNHGKIETVNLTEWLAVDHVELINNNLTHIVIPENVSSQLIEKIKKQKAPTTMNTIRLVGASLYDYLQGKKELDTAREILTHHTSDSIRCYAPFLTGLDQQLSISQKLHQAQALVADKHFGVREIVWMALRPEIDLNLEQAIEILSGWTSSKDENIRRFTTESIRPRGVWCKHIERLKTEPELALPVLEKLKADPSKYVQGSVGNWLNDASKTSPDFVEHLCERWQSESADKNTEKIIRKALRTLNKG, from the coding sequence ATGAAACAGGAAATTCTGAACAGAAAAGGCGCAAGAAAAGTGATGGATATTCCCGACGAGGTACTGGACCTGCTGAACCATGGAAAGATCGAAACAGTGAACCTGACTGAGTGGCTGGCGGTTGATCATGTGGAATTGATCAACAACAATCTGACCCATATCGTTATACCAGAAAATGTCTCTTCACAACTCATAGAAAAGATAAAAAAGCAAAAAGCACCTACCACCATGAACACGATCAGACTGGTAGGCGCATCACTGTATGATTATCTGCAGGGGAAGAAAGAATTAGATACCGCCAGGGAAATATTGACCCATCATACATCGGACAGTATACGTTGTTATGCGCCTTTTCTGACCGGGCTTGACCAGCAGCTTTCGATAAGCCAGAAACTCCATCAGGCGCAGGCTTTGGTGGCAGATAAACATTTTGGCGTTCGCGAAATCGTATGGATGGCATTGCGCCCTGAAATAGACCTGAACCTGGAACAGGCTATTGAAATCCTGAGTGGATGGACTTCCAGTAAGGATGAAAATATCAGGCGGTTCACAACCGAGTCCATACGCCCAAGGGGAGTTTGGTGCAAACACATCGAAAGATTGAAAACAGAACCTGAACTGGCCCTGCCGGTATTGGAAAAGCTAAAAGCTGATCCCTCAAAATATGTTCAGGGCAGTGTTGGAAACTGGTTGAATGATGCCAGTAAAACAAGTCCTGATTTTGTTGAACATCTCTGCGAAAGATGGCAGAGTGAATCTGCAGACAAGAATACAGAAAAGATAATCAGGAAAGCGTTGAGAACTTTGAATAAAGGATAG
- a CDS encoding MFS transporter: protein MAFYTYTTYMQKFLVNTVQLSKEQSTNISFITLLLFALLQPVLGGLSDRIGRKPLLIGFGVLGVLFTVPLLEALSRTDSSVVAFLLIMVALVIVSGYTSINAIVKAELFPAEVRALGVGLPYGLTVAIFGGSAEYIALWLKKAGHENYFYWYITGCIAISLTVYLWMKDTKKTSRINEE, encoded by the coding sequence CTGGCCTTCTATACTTATACCACCTATATGCAGAAATTCCTGGTGAATACGGTGCAGCTTTCCAAGGAGCAATCCACCAATATTTCTTTTATTACACTTTTACTGTTTGCATTATTGCAACCGGTTCTGGGAGGATTGTCTGACAGGATCGGCCGTAAGCCGCTGCTGATCGGGTTTGGCGTACTGGGCGTACTTTTCACCGTGCCCTTGCTGGAAGCGCTTAGCAGAACGGACTCCAGTGTAGTGGCCTTTCTACTGATCATGGTTGCGCTGGTGATTGTTAGTGGATATACGAGTATCAACGCCATTGTAAAGGCAGAGCTCTTTCCCGCTGAAGTTCGTGCCCTGGGAGTGGGACTGCCTTATGGACTGACCGTAGCGATCTTTGGTGGCAGTGCAGAGTACATTGCACTCTGGTTGAAGAAAGCCGGACATGAGAATTATTTCTACTGGTATATTACCGGTTGTATTGCAATTTCGCTGACGGTTTATTTATGGATGAAGGATACGAAGAAGACTTCCAGGATCAATGAAGAATAA
- a CDS encoding MFS transporter, with protein MSHQEKISGSRLKAIIGGTIGNLVEWYDWYAYSAFALYFSSSFFPTGNATAQLLNTAGVFALGFLMRPIGGWLFGMLADKKGRKVSMTWSVLLMSFGSLLITFTPTYAQIGIMAPVILLLARLLQGLSVGGEYGVSATYLSEMASRNRRGFYSSFQYVTLIGGQLIALGIQIILQKFLLTDKQLHEWGWRIPFAIGAVLSVVALYLRSNLHETPSFESQKQTSTAKKGSIRELLRHPRAVLTVVGLTLGVHWPSILIPPICRNSW; from the coding sequence ATGTCCCATCAGGAAAAAATTTCAGGCTCAAGGTTGAAAGCCATCATCGGGGGCACTATCGGCAACCTGGTGGAGTGGTACGACTGGTATGCTTATTCCGCTTTTGCATTATATTTTTCATCTTCTTTTTTCCCTACGGGCAATGCAACGGCCCAATTGCTGAACACTGCCGGCGTATTTGCATTGGGGTTCCTGATGCGCCCGATCGGTGGTTGGCTATTCGGTATGCTGGCAGACAAAAAAGGCCGTAAAGTTTCAATGACATGGTCTGTACTATTAATGTCATTCGGATCATTGCTGATCACTTTTACGCCAACGTATGCGCAGATCGGCATTATGGCACCGGTGATCCTGCTGCTGGCCAGGCTGCTCCAGGGATTGAGCGTTGGCGGTGAATACGGTGTTTCGGCTACCTATCTGAGTGAGATGGCCAGCAGGAACAGGCGTGGTTTTTATTCCAGTTTTCAATATGTGACGCTGATTGGCGGACAGCTGATAGCCCTGGGTATTCAGATCATCTTACAGAAATTCCTGCTCACGGATAAGCAACTTCATGAATGGGGCTGGAGGATCCCTTTCGCCATCGGCGCCGTGCTGTCTGTAGTGGCGCTCTACCTGCGTTCCAATCTCCATGAAACACCCAGCTTCGAATCGCAAAAACAAACCAGCACTGCAAAGAAAGGATCCATCCGTGAACTGCTCAGGCATCCACGCGCTGTGCTAACTGTTGTTGGACTAACGCTGGGGGTACACTGGCCTTCTATACTTATACCACCTATATGCAGAAATTCCTGGTGA
- a CDS encoding cupin domain-containing protein, with protein sequence MNTAAQLISQYQLLPHPEGGYYKETYRSSEIAPASALPERFGGNRFFSTAIYFLLESGNFSAFHKIKSDECWHFYAGQTLLVHILHLNGELQTVSLGSNAAEGELFQFVVPANCWFASEPAEGSEFAFTGCTVSPGFDFEDFELAKAEELLSKYPAHAALIRRLCRQ encoded by the coding sequence ATGAACACTGCAGCACAATTGATCAGCCAGTATCAGCTGCTTCCGCATCCGGAAGGAGGCTACTACAAGGAAACCTATCGAAGCAGCGAAATAGCGCCTGCATCTGCATTGCCTGAAAGATTTGGCGGTAACAGGTTTTTCTCCACGGCTATTTATTTCCTGCTGGAGAGTGGCAATTTTTCTGCCTTTCACAAAATAAAGAGTGATGAATGCTGGCATTTTTATGCAGGACAAACCCTGCTGGTGCATATCCTGCATTTGAATGGTGAATTACAGACCGTTTCCCTGGGAAGTAATGCTGCTGAAGGAGAATTGTTCCAGTTTGTAGTGCCCGCCAATTGCTGGTTTGCCAGTGAACCGGCTGAGGGTAGCGAATTTGCATTCACGGGTTGTACTGTTTCGCCGGGATTCGATTTTGAAGATTTCGAGCTGGCAAAAGCGGAGGAACTGCTCAGCAAATATCCTGCTCATGCAGCATTGATCAGAAGACTCTGCAGACAATGA